From the Phyllopteryx taeniolatus isolate TA_2022b chromosome 20, UOR_Ptae_1.2, whole genome shotgun sequence genome, one window contains:
- the nck1b gene encoding cytoplasmic protein NCK1 isoform X2: MTEEVIVIAKFDYMAQQDQELDIKKNERLWLLDDSKSWWRVRNATNKTGFVPSNYVERKNSARKASIVKNLKDTLGIGKVKSRKGGMRDTASNADADMYADNGERLYDLNLPALVKFSYTAEREDELSLVKGTRVVVMEKCSDGWWRGSYNGRSGWFPSNYVTEDVDGTAGGVGPGGLGDPSGSLTEKLSAVVNSTANGNRVLHTVQALYPFSSDNDEELNFEKGEVMEVVEKPENDPEWWKCRKADGQLGLVPKNYVTVLDTASHKTTAGPAGPPTPDCDYISPSGSGRFAGKEWYYGKVTRHQAEVALNQRGTEGDFLIRDSESSPNDFSISLKAQSKNKHFKVQLKESLYCIGQRKFNSMEELVEHYKKAPIFTSEQGDKLYLVKALSAS, from the exons ATGACAGAAGAGGTGATTGTCATTGCCAAGTTTGATTACATGGCCCAGCAGGACCAGGAGCTAGATATCAAGAAGAACGAGCGCCTCTGGCTCCTCGACGACTCCAAGTCCTGGTGGAGAGTCCGGAATGCCACCAACAAAACGGGCTTCGTGCCGTCCAACTATGTGGAGAGGAAAAACAGCGCCAGGAAGGCTTCCATTGTCAAGAACCTCAAGGACACGCTGG GAATTGGGAAGGTAAAGAGCAGGAAGGGGGGCATGAGGGACACGGCCTCCAACGCCGACGCCGACATGTACGCAGACAATGGTGAACGCCTGTACGACCTGAACCTGCCCGCCCTGGTCAAATTCAGCTACACTGCAGAGCGCGAGGACGAGCTCTCTTTGGTGAAAGGCACTCGGGTTGTAGTGATGGAGAAGTGCAGCGACGGTTGGTGGCGCGGCAGCTACAACGGACGCTCCGGCTGGTTCCCATCCAACTACGTCACGGAAGATGTGGACGGGACGGCGGGGGGAGTGGGGCCGGGCGGCCTCGGGGACCCGTCGGGATCGCTCACGGAAAAGCTGTCAGCCGTGGTGAACAGCACGGCCAATGGGAACCGAGTGCTACACACTGTGCAGGCGCTCTACCCCTTCAGCTCGGACAATGACGAGGAGCTGAACTTTGAGAAGGGCGAAGTGATGGAGGTGGTGGAGAAGCCCGAGAACGACCCGGAGTGGTGGAAGTGTCGCAAGGCAGACGGCCAGCTGGGCCTGGTGCCCAAGAACTACGTGACTGTGCTGGACACGGCCTCCCACAAAACCACTGCGGGGCCCGCCGGACCGCCCACACCCGACTGTGATTACATCTCACCGTCTGGCAGCGGACGATTTGCAGGCAAGGAGTGGTACTACGGGAAGGTGACGCGCCACCAAGCGGAGGTGGCGCTCAACCAGCGAGGCACCGAGGGAGACTTCCTTATTCGAGACAGCGAGTCATCG CCAAATGACTTCTCCATCTCGCTGAAGGCACAAAGCAAGAACAAGCATTTCAAGGTGCAGCTGAAGGAGAGCCTCTACTGCATTGGACAGCGCAAGTTCAACTCCATGGAGGAGCTTGTGGAACACTACAAAAAGGCGCCCATCTTCACCAGCGAGCAGGGCGACAAACTCTACCTGGTCAAGGCCCTGTCTGCCTCCTGA
- the nck1b gene encoding cytoplasmic protein NCK1 isoform X1, protein MLWASLAPTLIGSSRSHEPGSGRSPHPHPSPVLCVFTWNNSPAAVGRESSWETTTERRGGGGKPKMDMANLFKHFFRIGKVKSRKGGMRDTASNADADMYADNGERLYDLNLPALVKFSYTAEREDELSLVKGTRVVVMEKCSDGWWRGSYNGRSGWFPSNYVTEDVDGTAGGVGPGGLGDPSGSLTEKLSAVVNSTANGNRVLHTVQALYPFSSDNDEELNFEKGEVMEVVEKPENDPEWWKCRKADGQLGLVPKNYVTVLDTASHKTTAGPAGPPTPDCDYISPSGSGRFAGKEWYYGKVTRHQAEVALNQRGTEGDFLIRDSESSPNDFSISLKAQSKNKHFKVQLKESLYCIGQRKFNSMEELVEHYKKAPIFTSEQGDKLYLVKALSAS, encoded by the exons ATGCTCTGGGCCTCCCTGGCTCCCACTCTAATTGGCTCCTCCCGGTCACATGAGCCGGGGAGTGGGcggtccccccacccccacccatcCCCAGTTCTCTGCGTGTTCACATGGAATAACTCTCCAGCTGCAGTAGGACGTGAGAGCAGCTGGGAGACGACTACAGAGAGGCGAGGCGGCGGCGGCAAGCCAAAAATGGACATGGCTAACCTATTCAAACACTTCTTTC GAATTGGGAAGGTAAAGAGCAGGAAGGGGGGCATGAGGGACACGGCCTCCAACGCCGACGCCGACATGTACGCAGACAATGGTGAACGCCTGTACGACCTGAACCTGCCCGCCCTGGTCAAATTCAGCTACACTGCAGAGCGCGAGGACGAGCTCTCTTTGGTGAAAGGCACTCGGGTTGTAGTGATGGAGAAGTGCAGCGACGGTTGGTGGCGCGGCAGCTACAACGGACGCTCCGGCTGGTTCCCATCCAACTACGTCACGGAAGATGTGGACGGGACGGCGGGGGGAGTGGGGCCGGGCGGCCTCGGGGACCCGTCGGGATCGCTCACGGAAAAGCTGTCAGCCGTGGTGAACAGCACGGCCAATGGGAACCGAGTGCTACACACTGTGCAGGCGCTCTACCCCTTCAGCTCGGACAATGACGAGGAGCTGAACTTTGAGAAGGGCGAAGTGATGGAGGTGGTGGAGAAGCCCGAGAACGACCCGGAGTGGTGGAAGTGTCGCAAGGCAGACGGCCAGCTGGGCCTGGTGCCCAAGAACTACGTGACTGTGCTGGACACGGCCTCCCACAAAACCACTGCGGGGCCCGCCGGACCGCCCACACCCGACTGTGATTACATCTCACCGTCTGGCAGCGGACGATTTGCAGGCAAGGAGTGGTACTACGGGAAGGTGACGCGCCACCAAGCGGAGGTGGCGCTCAACCAGCGAGGCACCGAGGGAGACTTCCTTATTCGAGACAGCGAGTCATCG CCAAATGACTTCTCCATCTCGCTGAAGGCACAAAGCAAGAACAAGCATTTCAAGGTGCAGCTGAAGGAGAGCCTCTACTGCATTGGACAGCGCAAGTTCAACTCCATGGAGGAGCTTGTGGAACACTACAAAAAGGCGCCCATCTTCACCAGCGAGCAGGGCGACAAACTCTACCTGGTCAAGGCCCTGTCTGCCTCCTGA